One part of the Plasmodium yoelii strain 17X genome assembly, chromosome: 13 genome encodes these proteins:
- a CDS encoding U3 small nucleolar RNA-associated protein 12, putative produces the protein MVKSYDRYEFEDCFGIVNSRSSNCIFFNTNHILTGHDEEVSLWNIQEKEIKKKLTVPFVPPYYFFTYHVTYMCLSEKNKNILAVGYMNGSIRLFDIFQNKILSTFSGHTSGITKLKFNKGNYLCSCSKDTNIILWDIINDKGMYKLEGHTNAVNDIEFLEIENHYVDNFINNNLLVSVSKDGLIKLWDLNIQMCIQTIVDCEDEINCLVVNETNTRLIIACNNTLRIYKIDLFSNIKDKFTNSKIYISFLSVIKRSNNSKIINMKICLLVEDERGQNPEDMHLLMSQNEEPIDALINNENNDNNENSENVEQEKKINILNNSLDNTNRICNRTSYSINGDNNGILICCSNLKKIEIYKINSIQNQKKSEKNKKKRYITKLKKKKNDLINEQTKILKFKGKKSIDYINISQKLNQIEYELSIHNKYDIHTVKDEIKYVFDYTCKYRLQNIDIYKKRKTDTSAYLLVSYTTNSLNVFQVNLFDILNNQDMFILKKGEESEGEENENENEKGEENEKGEENEKGEESEEESDEGGDENGEGDENGEGDENGEGDENEGGEKNALAGKIVEKVIYDYSKCFKEMCQINNGHNNSVDFINLSENNEYLISICKKCVKIWNLKNYQNIITLKLEGCTSAIFCEQDEYIIISNDVGEIMLYELKNIELKYIVKGHANKIITLYQNPKQKMNFLSVGMENYLKIFRLINENTSNNIEGEENEENGKNGKNEENEKNEEINSNKNRIRFKEIDYYNLTDKVSCAMYSPNGQYICIGYLNNLIEVLYSDSLKLHLTLYGHSLPITCIDISKDNKILASSSSDKFLFIWNLEYGSINKRLHINCDVLTKIKFFNETNNLISISSDGYIKMWDAIKFQCICTIDGRFGTLTSLIISFDDNLFITSGSHKSIRCWKRGDDLIFLEEEKEKELNLEIEKEATRNDLSYPSSIEKNVILNKATIKTIEVIKSSEKLIEYLDIVEEEITLLETYYKNLTEYQEAKIKNELPDFVEPPNKPNSRPELLNQNPYEFIIKIMCNIKNNILNEIIISLPFYYAYKLLIYMKTYLMSFYFFQKIQENYNKYLACGNLNFHVEYVINIILSIINIYRNQFLFDTNFRFLLYELHQLIIPHLKNNADVCIFNQTTLNFLSNAINDDEINGELIFDLNNKEKEDKLKHDQIEKLT, from the exons atggtaAAGTCTTATGATAGATATGAATTCGAAGATTGTTTTGGGATTGTAAATTCCCGAAGTTcgaattgtattttttttaataccaACCATATATTAACTG GCCATGATGAAGAAGTAAGTTTGTGGAACATCCaagaaaaggaaataaaaaaaaaattgacaGTCCCATTTGTGCctccatattatttttttacatatcaTGTAACATATATGTGTTTAAGtgaaaagaataaaaatattttggcAGTTGGATATATGAATGGTTCAATTAGATTATTcgatatttttcaaaataaaatactatCAACTTTTAGTGGTCATACATCAGGtattacaaaattaaaatttaataaaggTAATTATTTATGCTCATGTAGTAAAgatacaaatataattttatgggATATAATTAATGATAAAGGTATGTATAAATTAGAAGGGCATACAAATGCTGTCAATGATATTGAATTTTTAGAAATAGAAAATCATTATgtagataattttataaataataatttattagttAGTGTATCTAAAGATGGGTTAATTAAATTATGGGATCTAAATATTCAAATGTGTATTCAAACTATTGTTGATTGTGAAGATGAAATTAACTGTTTAGTGGTTAATGAGACTAATACTCGATTAATAATAGCATGTAATAATACTTTAaggatatataaaattgatttattttcaaatataaaagataaattTACTAattctaaaatatatattagtttTTTATCTGTAATTAAAAGATCAAATAAttctaaaataataaatatgaaaatatgtttattagTTGAAGATGAACGTGGTCAAAACCCTGAAGATATGCATCTGCTTATGTCTCAAAATGAAGAACCGATAGATGCTTtgataaataatgaaaataatgacaataatgaaaattcaGAAAATGTAGAACAAGAAAAAAAGAttaacattttaaataattcattaGATAATACAAATAGAATCTGTAACAGAACTAGCTATTCTATAAATGGAGATAATAATGGTATTCTTATTTGTTGttctaatttaaaaaaaatagaaatatataaaataaattcaatacaaaatcaaaaaaaatctgaaaaaaataaaaaaaaaagatatataacaaaattaaaaaaaaaaaaaaatgacctTATTAATGAACAAACAAAgatattaaaatttaaaggaaaaaaaagtatagATTATATTAACATATCTCAAAAGTTAAATCAAATTGAATATGAATTATCTAttcataataaatatgatatacaTACTGTAAAAGATGAAATTAAATATGTCTTTGATTATACTTGTAAATATAGATTgcaaaatatagatatatataaaaagagGAAAACAGATACATCTGCTTATCTCTTGGTCTCATACACAACTAACAGTTTGAATGTCTTTCAAGTTAATCTATTTGACATTTTGAATAATCAAGATATGTTCATTCTGAAGAAGGGTGAGGAAAGCGAGGGTGAGGAGAATGAGAATGAGAATGAGAAAGGTGAGGAGAATGAGAAAGGTGAGGAGAATGAGAAAGGTGAGGAAAGCGAGGAAGAAAGCGATGAAGGTGGTGATGAAAATGGTGAAGGCGACGAAAATGGTGAAGGCGACGAAAATGGTGAAGGCGACGAAAATGAAGGTGGCGAAAAAAACGCGTTAGCGGGAAAGATAGTGGAAAAAGTGATATATGATTATTCTAAATGCTTCAAAGAAATGTGCCAAATTAACAATGGACATAACAATTCTGttgattttattaatttatcagaaaataatgaatatttaatttcgatatgtaaaaaatgtgTGAAAATTTGGAATCTAAAAAActatcaaaatataataacactAAAATTGGAAGGGTGCACAAGTGCTATTTTTTGTGAGCAagatgaatatataataataagtAATGATGTTGGTGAAATAATGttatatgaattaaaaaatatagaattaaaatatattgtcaAAGGACAtgctaataaaattattactttATATCAGAAtccaaaacaaaaaatgaattttttatCTGTAGGCATGGAAAATTATCTAAAAATTTTTCGTCTCATTAATGAAAATACTTCTAACAATATTGAGGGggaagaaaatgaagaaaatggaaaaaatggaaaaaatgaagaaaatgaaaaaaatgaagaaataaattcGAATAAAAATAGAATTCGATTTAAAGAAATTGATTATTATAACTTAACAGATAAAGTAAGTTGTGCTATGTATTCACCAAATGgtcaatatatatgtataggatatttaaataatttaattgaAGTGTTATATAGTGATAGTTTAAAATTACATCTAACTTTATATGGACATAGTTTACCAATCACATGTATAGACATATctaaagataataaaatattagctTCAAGTTCATcagataaatttttatttatttggaaTTTAGAATATGGtagtataaataaaagattACATATTAATTGTGATGTATTaactaaaataaaattttttaatgaaacaaataatttaataagtATATCTTCTGAtggatatataaaaatgtggGATGCTATTAAGTTTCAATGTATATGTACAATTGATGGTAGATTCGGAACTCTTACATCTTTAATTATAAGTTTTGAtgataatttgtttattactTCTGGTAGTCATAAAAGTATAAGATGTTGGAAAAGGGGAGAtgatttaatatttttagaagaagaaaaagaaaaagaattaAATTTAGAAATCGAAAAAGAAGCAACTAGAAATGATTTATCATATCCATCTTCAAtcgaaaaaaatgttatattaaataaagcAACAATAAAAACAATTGAAGTAATAAAATCAAGTGAAAAATTAATTGAATATTTAGATATTGTAGAAGAAGAAATAACATTAttagaaacatattataaaaatttaacagAATATCAAGaagcaaaaataaaaaatgaattaccTGATTTTGTAGAACCACCAAATAAACCTAATTCAAGACCCGAATTATTAAATCAAAATCCATatgaatttattattaagATAATgtgtaatattaaaaataatatattaaatgaaataataatttctttgccattttattatgcatataaattattaatttatatgaaaacatatttaatgtcattttatttttttcaaaaaattcaagaaaattataataaatatttggcATGTGGAAATTTGAATTTCCATGTAGAATatgttattaatattattttatcaattataaatatatataggaatcaatttttatttgatacaAATTTCCGATTTCTTTTATATGAATTACATCAGTTAATTATTCCACATCTTAAAAATAATGCAgatgtatgtatatttaaCCAAACAACTTTGAATTTTTTATCTAATGCAATTAATgatgatgaaataaatggAGAATTAATTTTTGACCTTAACAATAAAGAAAAGGAAGACAAATTGAAACATGACCAAATTGAGAAACTAACTTGA